From a single Canis lupus baileyi chromosome 14, mCanLup2.hap1, whole genome shotgun sequence genomic region:
- the PABPC1 gene encoding polyadenylate-binding protein 1 isoform X2 translates to MNPSAPSYPMASLYVGDLHPDVTEAMLYEKFSPAGPILSIRVCRDMITRRSLGYAYVNFQQPADAERALDTMNFDVIKGKPVRIMWSQRDPSLRKSGVGNIFIKNLDKSIDNKALYDTFSAFGNILSCKVVCDENGSKGYGFVHFETQEAAERAIEKMNGMLLNDRKVFVGRFKSRKEREAELGARAKEFTNVYIKNFGEDMDDERLKDLFGPALSVKVMTDESGKSKGFGFVSFERHEDAQKAVDEMNGKELNGKQIYVGRAQKKVERQTELKRKFEQMKQDRITRYQGVNLYVKNLDDGIDDERLRKEFSPFGTITSAKVMMEGGRSKGFGFVCFSSPEEATKAVTEMNGRIVATKPLYVALAQRKEERQAHLTNQYMQRMASVRAVPNPVINPYQPAPPSGYFMAAIPQTQNRAAYYPPSQIAQLRPSPRWTAQGARPHPFQNMPGAIRPAAPRPPFSTMRPASSQVPRVMSTQRVANTSTQTMGPRPAAAAAAATPAVRTVPQYKYAAGVRNPQQHLNAQPQVTMQQPAVHVQGQEPLTASMLASAPPQEQKQMLGERLFPLIQAMHPTLAGKITGMLLEIDNSELLHMLESPESLRSKVDEAVAVLQAHQAKEAAQKAVNSATGVPTV, encoded by the exons ATGAACCCCAGCGCCCCCAGCTACCCCATGGCCTCGCTCTACGTGGGGGACCTACACCCCGACGTGACCGAGGCGATGCTCTACGAGAAGTTCAGCCCGGCCGGGCCCATCCTCTCCATCCGGGTCTGCAGGGACATGATCACCCGCCGCTCCTTGGGCTACGCGTATGTGAACTTCCAGCAGCCGGCGGACG CGGAGCGTGCTTTGGACACCATGAATTTTGATGTTATAAAGGGCAAGCCAGTACGCATCATGTGGTCTCAGCGTGATCCATCACTTCGCAAAAGTGGAGTGGGcaacatattcattaaaaatttggACAAATCCATTGATAATAAAGCACTGTATGATACATTTTCTGCTTTTGGTAACATCCTTTCATGTAAG GTGGTTTGTGATGAAAATGGTTCCAAAGGTTATGGATTTGTACATTTTGAGACACAGGAAGCAGCTGAAAGAGCTattgaaaaaatgaatgggatGCTTCTAAATGATCGCAAAGT atttgttGGACGATTTAAGTCTCGTAAAGAACGAGAAGCAGAACTCGGAGCTAGGGCAAAAGAGTTCACCAATGTTTACATCAAGAATTTTGGAGAAGATATGGATGATGAGCGCCTTAAGGATCTCTTTG gacCTGCCTTAAGTGTGAAAGTAATGACTGATGAAAGTGGAAAATCCAAAGGTTTTGGATTTGTAAGCTTCGAAAGGCATGAAGATGCACAGAAA GCTGTGGATGAGATGAATGGAAAGGAGCTCAATGGAAAACAAATTTACGTTGGTCGAGCTCAGAAAAAAGTGGAACGGCAGACGGAACTTAAGCGCAAATTTGAACAGATGAAGCAAGATAGGATCACCAGATACCAG ggTGTTAACCTTTATGTGAAAAATCTTGATGATGGTATTGATGACGAACGTCTCCGGAAAGAGTTTTCTCCTTTTGGTACAATCACTAGTGCAAAG gttatGATGGAGGGTGGTCGCAGCAAAGGCTTTGGTTTTGTATGTTTCTCCTCCCCGGAAGAAGCCACAAAAGCAGTTACAGAAATGAATGGTAGAATTGTGGCCACCAAACCATTGTATGTAGCTTTAGCTCAGCGCAAAGAAGAGCGCCAGGCTCACCTCACTAACCAGTATATGCAGAGAATGGCAAGTGTAAGAGCTGTGCCCAATCCTGTAATCAACCCCTACCAGCCAGCACCTCCTTCAGGTTACTTCATGGCAGCTATCCCACAG ACTCAGAACCGTGCTGCATACTATCCTCCTAGCCAAATTGCTCAACTAAGACCAAGTCCTCGCTGGACTGCTCAGGGTGCCAGACCTCATC CATTCCAAAATATGCCCGGTGCTATCCGCCCAGCCGCTCCTAGACCACCATTTAGTACTATGAGACCAGCTTCTTCACAGGTTCCACGAGTCATGTCAACACAGCGTGTTG CTAACACATCAACACAGACAATGGGTCCACGTCCCGCAGCTGCTGCTGCCGCAGCCACTCCTGCCGTTCGCACCGTTCCACAGTATAAGTACGCTGCAGGAGTTCGCAATCCTCAACAGCATCTTAATGCTCAGCCACAAGTCACCATGCAGCAG cctgCTGTTCATGTACAAGGTCAGGAGCCTTTGACTGCTTCCATGTTGGCATCTGCCCCACCTCAAGAGcaaaagcaaatgttgg gTGAACGGCTCTTTCCTCTAATTCAAGCCATGCACCCTACTCTTGCTGGTAAAATCACTGGCATGTTGTTGGAGATTGATAATTCAGAACTTCTTCATATGCTTGAGTCTCCAGAGTCTCTCCGTtctaaa gttgATGAAGCTGTAGCTGTACTACAAGCCCACCAAGCTAAAGAGGCTGCCCAGAAAGCAGTTAACAGTGCCACTGGTGTTCCAACTGTTTAA
- the PABPC1 gene encoding polyadenylate-binding protein 1 isoform X1 → MNPSAPSYPMASLYVGDLHPDVTEAMLYEKFSPAGPILSIRVCRDMITRRSLGYAYVNFQQPADAERALDTMNFDVIKGKPVRIMWSQRDPSLRKSGVGNIFIKNLDKSIDNKALYDTFSAFGNILSCKVVCDENGSKGYGFVHFETQEAAERAIEKMNGMLLNDRKVFVGRFKSRKEREAELGARAKEFTNVYIKNFGEDMDDERLKDLFGKFGPALSVKVMTDESGKSKGFGFVSFERHEDAQKAVDEMNGKELNGKQIYVGRAQKKVERQTELKRKFEQMKQDRITRYQGVNLYVKNLDDGIDDERLRKEFSPFGTITSAKVMMEGGRSKGFGFVCFSSPEEATKAVTEMNGRIVATKPLYVALAQRKEERQAHLTNQYMQRMASVRAVPNPVINPYQPAPPSGYFMAAIPQTQNRAAYYPPSQIAQLRPSPRWTAQGARPHPFQNMPGAIRPAAPRPPFSTMRPASSQVPRVMSTQRVANTSTQTMGPRPAAAAAAATPAVRTVPQYKYAAGVRNPQQHLNAQPQVTMQQPAVHVQGQEPLTASMLASAPPQEQKQMLGERLFPLIQAMHPTLAGKITGMLLEIDNSELLHMLESPESLRSKVDEAVAVLQAHQAKEAAQKAVNSATGVPTV, encoded by the exons ATGAACCCCAGCGCCCCCAGCTACCCCATGGCCTCGCTCTACGTGGGGGACCTACACCCCGACGTGACCGAGGCGATGCTCTACGAGAAGTTCAGCCCGGCCGGGCCCATCCTCTCCATCCGGGTCTGCAGGGACATGATCACCCGCCGCTCCTTGGGCTACGCGTATGTGAACTTCCAGCAGCCGGCGGACG CGGAGCGTGCTTTGGACACCATGAATTTTGATGTTATAAAGGGCAAGCCAGTACGCATCATGTGGTCTCAGCGTGATCCATCACTTCGCAAAAGTGGAGTGGGcaacatattcattaaaaatttggACAAATCCATTGATAATAAAGCACTGTATGATACATTTTCTGCTTTTGGTAACATCCTTTCATGTAAG GTGGTTTGTGATGAAAATGGTTCCAAAGGTTATGGATTTGTACATTTTGAGACACAGGAAGCAGCTGAAAGAGCTattgaaaaaatgaatgggatGCTTCTAAATGATCGCAAAGT atttgttGGACGATTTAAGTCTCGTAAAGAACGAGAAGCAGAACTCGGAGCTAGGGCAAAAGAGTTCACCAATGTTTACATCAAGAATTTTGGAGAAGATATGGATGATGAGCGCCTTAAGGATCTCTTTGGCAAGTTTG gacCTGCCTTAAGTGTGAAAGTAATGACTGATGAAAGTGGAAAATCCAAAGGTTTTGGATTTGTAAGCTTCGAAAGGCATGAAGATGCACAGAAA GCTGTGGATGAGATGAATGGAAAGGAGCTCAATGGAAAACAAATTTACGTTGGTCGAGCTCAGAAAAAAGTGGAACGGCAGACGGAACTTAAGCGCAAATTTGAACAGATGAAGCAAGATAGGATCACCAGATACCAG ggTGTTAACCTTTATGTGAAAAATCTTGATGATGGTATTGATGACGAACGTCTCCGGAAAGAGTTTTCTCCTTTTGGTACAATCACTAGTGCAAAG gttatGATGGAGGGTGGTCGCAGCAAAGGCTTTGGTTTTGTATGTTTCTCCTCCCCGGAAGAAGCCACAAAAGCAGTTACAGAAATGAATGGTAGAATTGTGGCCACCAAACCATTGTATGTAGCTTTAGCTCAGCGCAAAGAAGAGCGCCAGGCTCACCTCACTAACCAGTATATGCAGAGAATGGCAAGTGTAAGAGCTGTGCCCAATCCTGTAATCAACCCCTACCAGCCAGCACCTCCTTCAGGTTACTTCATGGCAGCTATCCCACAG ACTCAGAACCGTGCTGCATACTATCCTCCTAGCCAAATTGCTCAACTAAGACCAAGTCCTCGCTGGACTGCTCAGGGTGCCAGACCTCATC CATTCCAAAATATGCCCGGTGCTATCCGCCCAGCCGCTCCTAGACCACCATTTAGTACTATGAGACCAGCTTCTTCACAGGTTCCACGAGTCATGTCAACACAGCGTGTTG CTAACACATCAACACAGACAATGGGTCCACGTCCCGCAGCTGCTGCTGCCGCAGCCACTCCTGCCGTTCGCACCGTTCCACAGTATAAGTACGCTGCAGGAGTTCGCAATCCTCAACAGCATCTTAATGCTCAGCCACAAGTCACCATGCAGCAG cctgCTGTTCATGTACAAGGTCAGGAGCCTTTGACTGCTTCCATGTTGGCATCTGCCCCACCTCAAGAGcaaaagcaaatgttgg gTGAACGGCTCTTTCCTCTAATTCAAGCCATGCACCCTACTCTTGCTGGTAAAATCACTGGCATGTTGTTGGAGATTGATAATTCAGAACTTCTTCATATGCTTGAGTCTCCAGAGTCTCTCCGTtctaaa gttgATGAAGCTGTAGCTGTACTACAAGCCCACCAAGCTAAAGAGGCTGCCCAGAAAGCAGTTAACAGTGCCACTGGTGTTCCAACTGTTTAA